In bacterium, a genomic segment contains:
- the glgC gene encoding glucose-1-phosphate adenylyltransferase translates to MRSTLVMILAGGRGRRLHPLTKDRTKPAVPFGGVYRLIDFTLSNCANSGLRCIYVLTQYKSDSLIRHLGLAWRIYNRELGEFIDPIPAQQRLGANWYLGTADAITQNVELIKRSGAEHLFVFSGDHVYKMNYQLMLDFHREHRADATIVALEKPKEVGRQFGVAVINDESQLVDFQEKPRHPRPVPGHPDVCLTSMGVYLFNVDFLLDVLEKDSRTDSEHDFGTNIIPMMMNMGKVCVYDFCNEWTHEPRYWEDIGTLDAYWKASMGMLELNPKFNLFNPEWPLRCYHGQYPPARTVFADDEQIGFTGNVLDSMVCEGVVVVGALVKHSILSPDVRVKCYAEIEDSVIMSHVVIGKNAKIKKAIIDKEVVIRNAAVIGHDEDKDRKRFHVTNNGVVVVPKGAVVEA, encoded by the coding sequence ATGCGCTCGACGCTGGTAATGATTCTTGCTGGAGGTAGGGGCCGACGGCTTCACCCGCTAACGAAGGACAGGACAAAACCTGCCGTGCCTTTCGGCGGCGTCTATCGGCTGATAGATTTCACGCTGAGCAACTGCGCCAACTCCGGCCTGCGGTGCATCTATGTCCTGACACAGTACAAGTCCGATTCATTGATCCGGCACTTAGGTCTCGCCTGGCGAATCTACAACCGCGAGCTTGGCGAGTTCATCGACCCAATCCCCGCGCAGCAGCGTCTGGGGGCGAACTGGTATCTTGGCACAGCAGATGCGATTACTCAGAATGTTGAGCTGATAAAGCGATCGGGTGCAGAGCACCTTTTCGTGTTTTCTGGGGACCACGTTTACAAGATGAATTATCAGCTGATGCTCGACTTTCATAGGGAGCATCGAGCCGACGCGACGATTGTAGCCCTGGAGAAGCCCAAAGAGGTCGGAAGGCAGTTCGGCGTGGCGGTGATCAACGACGAGAGCCAGCTGGTTGATTTCCAGGAGAAACCCCGGCACCCTAGGCCTGTTCCTGGGCATCCTGATGTCTGCCTCACCTCGATGGGGGTTTACCTTTTCAATGTAGATTTTTTGCTGGATGTTCTTGAGAAGGATAGCAGAACAGATTCAGAACACGATTTTGGCACAAATATCATTCCCATGATGATGAACATGGGGAAGGTTTGCGTCTATGACTTCTGTAACGAGTGGACGCACGAGCCCCGGTATTGGGAGGACATCGGGACGCTGGACGCCTACTGGAAGGCCAGCATGGGCATGCTGGAGCTGAACCCCAAGTTCAACCTGTTCAACCCAGAGTGGCCGCTCCGCTGCTACCACGGGCAATACCCTCCTGCGCGGACTGTCTTCGCGGATGACGAGCAGATCGGCTTTACCGGCAACGTGCTCGACTCGATGGTCTGCGAGGGTGTCGTAGTCGTGGGTGCGCTCGTCAAGCACTCAATACTCTCGCCCGACGTCAGGGTAAAATGTTACGCGGAGATCGAGGATTCCGTAATCATGAGCCACGTTGTCATCGGCAAAAACGCTAAAATTAAGAAGGCCATTATCGACAAAGAGGTGGTCATCAGAAACGCGGCCGTCATAGGGCACGATGAGGATAAGGATAGAAAACGCTTTCATGTAACAAACAACGGCGTGGTCGTTGTCCCGAAAGGTGCGGTGGTTGAGGCGTAG